The Ralstonia pickettii DTP0602 genome segment GATGCGCAAGGAAGCCGCAAATGGCACGAGTTCGGCAGCGTTCGTGTCGGCAAGGGATGCGGTGCGCGATGAATTGCGCACGATTCGCTTCACCGCGAAGACCATCGAGCGCCTGTGCGCCAGCGTCCAGGCGATGGTCGACGAGGTTCGCACGGTCGAGCGCCAGGTGGTTCAGCTGCTGGTCGAGCGGTGCGGAATGGAGCGTGAGGAGGTCGTTGCCCGCTTCCCGGGCAATGAAACCAACCTCGACTGGGGGAAGGATCTTGCCGCGCAATCCCGTCCGTACAGTGCGGCGGTCGCGCGGGCTCTGCCAGACCTCGAGGCGCATCAGCAAAAGCTGATCGACATTCAGGCCCGGGCTGCACTGCCGCTGCCCGAACTGAAGACGGTCAACCGCAAGATGCTGGCTGCCGAACGGCAGATGCGGCAAGCCAAGCATGAGATGACGCAGGCCAACCTGCGGCTGGTGATCTCGATTGCCAAGAAGTACACCAACCGCGGGATGCAGTTCCTGGATCTTATCCAGGAAGGCAACATCGGCCTGATGAAGGCGGTGGACAAGTTCGAATATCGCCGCGGCTGGAAATTCTCCACCTATGCGACGTGGTGGGTCCGCCAGGCTGTCACGCGGGCGATCGCCGATCAGGCCCGGACCATCCGCGTCCCGGTGCATATGATCGAGCAGATCAACAAGCTCAATCGCCTGTCGCGCGAGATCATGCAGCAGACCGGCAAGGAAGCCGATCCTGCCGTGCTTGCCGAGCGCATGGAAATCCCGGAAGAGAAGGTCCGCGCGATCATGAAGATTGCGAAAGAGCCGGTTTCGATGGAAACGCCGGTTGGCGAGGACGGCGATACCAGCCTGGGCGACATGATTGCCGACTCGGACACGGCCACCCCCGCCGACGCCGCATTGCAGGCGGGTCTGCGTGCCGTCGTGCGCGAGATGCTCGATGAGCTCACGCCCCGTGAAGCCAAGGTGCTGCGGATGCGCTTTGGCATCGATATGTCTACCGACTACACGCTGGAAGAAGTCGGCAAGCAGTTCGATGTCACACGGGAGCGGATTCGACAGATCGAAAGCAAGGCGATGAAAAAGCTGCGGCATCCCAGCCGCGCGGATCAGTTGATCACCTACCTGCGGGACGCTTGATTCTTGCTGGTCGCGCCCCCCGGGCGCGACCGCCCTCGGCATGCGCTCGTGCCAGCCAGTCGCAAGTTGTCGGGCTGACACATTTGTTAGTGCAAAATCCGAAGCTGACAGGCCCGACCGGCCAGGAACAAAGCGGCCGACGCCCGGTTTGCGCCCCGGATTCCGCATCGCATGGCCCTGCGGGCCCCATCTGTTATCCGGCATAGCAAGGGGACAGCTCGTCCTGCAACAATGCACACAGGAGCTCTTCCATGACTGACTCGAACCTATCTTTTTTCGGCAGGGTCTCGCTTGCCGTGGGCACCTTCTTCACCATCCTGGGCAACCGCGAAATCGCAGCCGGCGTAAAGCGCCTCCGTGACGGCGAGGGATTTGCCCCGGCGGCACCGGTATCGGCACCCGCACCGGCCCCAGCCCCCGTAGCGGAAGCTGTCGCACCCGCGCTGAAAGAAGCGAGCCCGGTGGCGGCCCTGCAGCTGCTGGGACTGCTCCAGCGCGACGCACGTTTCGTCGACTTCGTCGAGGAAGACATCGCGGGCTATTCCGACACGGAGATCGGTGCCGCCGCCCGCCTGGTGCACGATGGCTGCCGCGCAGTGCTGCGCGAGCATTTCACCATCCGGCCGGTGCGCGAGGAAAGCGAGGGCAGCCGGGTGACGCTGGCCGACGGCTTCGACCCGAGCGCCATCCGCCTGACCGGCAACGTGGTAGGCAGCGCGCCGTTCCATGGCAGCATCAGCCACCGCGGCTGGAAGGTCGAGGAAGTCCGCCTGCCCCGTCTGGCCGAACGCCATGACGCCACCGTGATTGCCCCCGCCGAGGTAGAGCTATGAGCGAAGCACGTTATTCCATCGGCATTGACCTGGGTACCACCCACAGCGCCGTTTCCTATGTGGACCTGACCGCCAGCGATGGCGAGAAGACCAGCCAGCGCGTCCTGCCCATCGCGCAGTTGACCGCGCCGGGGGCCATCGAAGATCTCGACCTGCTGCCCTCCTTCCTGTACCTGCCGCACGCCAGCGAACTCGCCCCGGGCGACCTTGGGCTGCCGTGGAACGCCGAGCGCGACTTCGCGGTGGGCGAGCTGGCGCGCAGCCGCGGCGCGGCCACGCCGATCCGCCTGGTGTCGAGCGCGAAGAGCTGGCTTTGCCATCCCGGCGTCGACCGCCGCTCGCCGATCCTGCCCAACGACGCGCCGCCTGAAGTCCCGCGCGTTTCGCCGCTCGAGGCTTCCGTGCGCTATCTCACGCATCTGCGTGAAGCCTGGGACCAGGCCCACCCCGAAGCGCCGTTTGGCGAGCAGGACGTCACCGTGACGATTCCCGCCTCCTTCGACCCGGCTGCACGGGAACTGACGGCCGAGGCGGCCGCCGCGGCCGGGTATGCCCGCATGACCCTGCTCGAGGAACCCCAGGCCGCGCTATACAGCTGGATCCAGAAAAGCGATGGCCACTGGCGCAAGCAGGTAAAGGTCGGCGACATCATTCTGGTCGTGGATGTCGGGGGCGGCACCACCGACCTTTCGCTGATCGCCGTCATCGAACGCGAAGGCAATCTTGAACTGCACCGTGTCGCCGTGGGCGACCATATCCTGCTCGGCGGCGACAACATGGACCTGGCGCTTGCCCACGTGGTGGCGCGCAAGCTGGCGGCCCAGGGCACGCAGGCGGATCCGTGGCAACTGCGCGCGCTGACCTATGCCTGCCGCGCGGCCAAGGAAACGCTGCTCACCGACCCGGAGACCGATACCGTGCCCCTGGTTGTGCCGAGCCGGGGCTCCAAGCTCATCGGCGGCTCGATCCGCACGGACCTGACCCGCACCGAACTGACCCAGACCATCCTGGAAGGGTTTTTCCCGCAAGTGGAGGCCTCGGCCCGTCCGGTGAGCCGGGCACGCGCCGGCCTGACGCAGCTCGGCCTGCCCTATGCGCAGGACGCGGCCATCACGCGGCATCTGGCCGCGTTCCTGGGCCGCCAGGTGGCGGCGCTGGCCGAACTTGAAGGCTTTCAAGGCACGCAGCCGGAAGCCGCGACCTTCCTCCACCCGACCGCAGTCCTCTTCAATGGCGGCGTGTTCAAGTCGGGCCTGCTGGTGGACCGCATCCTGCAGGCACTCAATGGCTGGCTCGCCGCGGAAGGCGCCGCACCGGCACGCCTGCTTGACGGCGCCGAGCTGGACCTGGCGGTGGCACGCGGCGCCGCCTATTACGGCTACGTTCGGCGCGGCCAGGGGGTGCGGATTCGTGGCGGCACAGCGCGGTCCTACTATATTGCCGTGGAGTCGTCGATGCCTGCCGTGCCTGGCTTCGAGCCACCGATACAAGCCTTGTGTGTGGCGCCGTTCGGCATGGAGGAAGGGACCGAGGCCGCGCTGCCGCCACAGGAATTCGGCCTGGTAGTGGGCGAGCC includes the following:
- a CDS encoding RNA polymerase sigma 70 (K03086: SIG1, rpoD; RNA polymerase primary sigma factor); protein product: MTSGAQRTAAKSGDAGAVKVPGDTSAGASAQPDPSTEATERSQQLRALIQLGRQRGYLTHADISDHLPENFTDTAAMESIISTFAEMGVKIYEQTPDAETLLLSDGAVVASDEQADEEAEVALSTVDSEFGRTTDPVRMYMREMSSATLLTRKQEVELAKRIEDGLNNMVHAISACPSTIETILELSGRVASNEIGIDELVDGLSDESIPEPAAAAGADDTDDSGDSSDEDDDGAEDSTDEASTQQSAEADLAQLRDECLKRFARVTEQFELMRKEAANGTSSAAFVSARDAVRDELRTIRFTAKTIERLCASVQAMVDEVRTVERQVVQLLVERCGMEREEVVARFPGNETNLDWGKDLAAQSRPYSAAVARALPDLEAHQQKLIDIQARAALPLPELKTVNRKMLAAERQMRQAKHEMTQANLRLVISIAKKYTNRGMQFLDLIQEGNIGLMKAVDKFEYRRGWKFSTYATWWVRQAVTRAIADQARTIRVPVHMIEQINKLNRLSREIMQQTGKEADPAVLAERMEIPEEKVRAIMKIAKEPVSMETPVGEDGDTSLGDMIADSDTATPADAALQAGLRAVVREMLDELTPREAKVLRMRFGIDMSTDYTLEEVGKQFDVTRERIRQIESKAMKKLRHPSRADQLITYLRDA
- a CDS encoding heat-shock chaperone protein; translation: MSEARYSIGIDLGTTHSAVSYVDLTASDGEKTSQRVLPIAQLTAPGAIEDLDLLPSFLYLPHASELAPGDLGLPWNAERDFAVGELARSRGAATPIRLVSSAKSWLCHPGVDRRSPILPNDAPPEVPRVSPLEASVRYLTHLREAWDQAHPEAPFGEQDVTVTIPASFDPAARELTAEAAAAAGYARMTLLEEPQAALYSWIQKSDGHWRKQVKVGDIILVVDVGGGTTDLSLIAVIEREGNLELHRVAVGDHILLGGDNMDLALAHVVARKLAAQGTQADPWQLRALTYACRAAKETLLTDPETDTVPLVVPSRGSKLIGGSIRTDLTRTELTQTILEGFFPQVEASARPVSRARAGLTQLGLPYAQDAAITRHLAAFLGRQVAALAELEGFQGTQPEAATFLHPTAVLFNGGVFKSGLLVDRILQALNGWLAAEGAAPARLLDGAELDLAVARGAAYYGYVRRGQGVRIRGGTARSYYIAVESSMPAVPGFEPPIQALCVAPFGMEEGTEAALPPQEFGLVVGEPVHFRFFGSSVRRQDQVGTLLDFWGPEELQELEEIQATLPAEGRTAGEVVPVRLHARVTEAGTLELEAVPRGNGERWKVEFDVRGNADA